In Zingiber officinale cultivar Zhangliang chromosome 11B, Zo_v1.1, whole genome shotgun sequence, a single window of DNA contains:
- the LOC122035251 gene encoding protein FAR1-RELATED SEQUENCE 6-like, translating into MDQGKSDSNEVNDNNDHVSTDLSPSSLNEVMIPKIGMTFISEDEVRNFYKLYAQNVGFGISKLGGKKGDDGKQKYFCFGCAKSGKTVSQAKKALYPRPSIKTNCKAKINVVIRNDDNFVINSVSLEHNHVLSPGKSRHFRCNKLLDSTTKRKLELNDQAGITLSKSFHSLVVEAGGYENLTFDERKCRNYISEARRLRLGDGDAEVLSNYFCRMQSRNSNFFYVLDLDEESRIRNVFWADARCRAAYHYFSDVVTFDTTYLTNSYDMPFAPFVGVNHHGQSILLGCGLLSSEDSETFIWLFKSWLTCMLGRAPKAIITDQCRSMAIAIEKIFPDSHHRLCLWHIMKKLPAKFGGHAQYKLIKKQLKNIVYNSLSIDECDENWMKMIEIFNLENNDWLKSLYEQRNRWIPVYVKDKFWAGMSTSQRSESMNAFFDEYVHSKTSLKQFVEQFDNALKKKIEKEKNLDFGSFNSMIPVISGYPIERQFQSFYTNNLFKLFQDEIRGLMFCNTSLVRQEGVAFIFEVVETLLGKNGDPIRDASFRVDYTELDCQVKCLCHLFEFRGILCRHVISVLIRMKVIEVPMNYIMDRWRKDIKRGYQSVTNIYDEYVCDGERHRYNILTPLIQEVQHLGANNDDGCSVLVEILKDAKEKLIAIQIDHSRVDHLKEASTSSSKTIHSPLKVRSRGRPPTKRKQSKIEQIMKKSVAKARKKGSLLNTMLGHSFCDNQPINNIMMTTTTSHSILSVLKNQELVTREDPIAQDAWKRKFSSNAFIWQLLTSSIRAKPLQINYDKRDPKSVFSWLDRWTTISFSVPTAKSKRRINLKGQNKRAVEIESGKSRRVQNNSASNTATGQSTNTNNEPEKAKRNLKKLSTFKYVEVGAGTIITFPLQHLQASNCQSNPFGYIQIIEFYIEIIKDVFFPLFYNGKMLGEQSLSTLAKRLIALDATSFAAQIRDAVSSCISFLKDILPNPNI; encoded by the exons ATGGATCAAGGAAAAAGTGATTCAAATGAGGTAAACGATAACAACGACCATGTGAGCACAGATCTATCTCCATCTAGTTTAAATGAAGTCATGATTCCTAAGATTGGCATGACTTTTATATCTGAAGATGAAGTtcgtaatttttataaattatatgcTCAGAATGTTGGTTTTGGTATTTCCAAATTAGGTGGTAAAAAGGGAGATGATGgaaagcaaaaatatttttgttttggaTGTGCCAAAAGTGGTAAAACAGTATCTCAAGCCAAAAAAGCTTTGTACCCTAGACCTTCTATTAAGACAAATTGCAAAGCTAAGATTAATGTTGTTATTCGGAATGATGATAACTTTGTGATAAATAGTGTATCTCTTGAACATAATCACGTCTTGAGCCCAGGAAAGTCACGGCATTTTAGATGTAATAAATTATTGGATTCAACTACAAAGAGGAAACTTGAATTAAATGATCAAGCAGGAATTACTTTAAGTAAAAGTTTTCATTCATTGGTAGTTGAGGCTGGAGGCTATGAGAATTTGACatttgatgagagaaagtgtagGAATTATATTTCAGAAGCTAGAAGGTTGAGGTTAGGGGATGGAGATGCTGAAGTCTTGAGTAATTATTTTTGTCGCATGCAAAGTCGGAACTCTAACTTCTTTTATGTGCTTGATTTAGATGAAGAGTCTCGAATAAGAAATGTTTTTTGGGCAGATGCAAGATGTAGGGCTGCATATCATTATTTTTCTGATGTTGTGACTTTTGATACAACTTATTTGACTAATAGTTATGATAtgccatttgctccttttgttgGGGTGAATCATCATGGTCAATCCATTTTGCTTGGATGTGGATTATTATCAAGTGAAGATTCAGAAACATTCATATGGTTGTTCAAATCTTGGCTGACATGTATGCTTGGGCGTGCTCCAAAGGCCATAATCACAGACCAGTGTCGTTCCATGGCAATTGCTATTGAAAAGATATTTCCGGATTCTCATCATCGTTTGTGTCTTTGGCATATAATGAAAAAATTACCAGCAAAATTTGGTGGGCATGCTCAATATAAGCTGATAAAGAAACAATTGAAGAATATTGTTTACAACTCACTTAGTATTGATGAATGTGATGAGAATTGGATGAAAATGATTGAGATTTTTAATTTAGAGAACAATGACTGGTTGAAATCTTTGTATGAACAGCGGAATAGATGGATACCTGTGTATGTCAAAGATAAGTTTTGGGCAGGTATGTCTACATCCCAAAGGAGTGAAAGTATGAATGCTTTTTTTGATGAATATGTTCATTCGAAAACTTCTTTGAAGCAATTTGTTGAACAGTTTGATAATGCTCTGAAGAagaagattgaaaaagaaaaaaatttggaTTTTGGTTCTTTTAATTCTATGATACCAGTAATTTCTGGTTATCCTATTGAAAGACAATTTCAAAGTTTCTACACTaacaacttatttaagttgttccaagatGAGATAAGAGGGTTGATGTTTTGCAATACCTCACTAGTGAGGCAAGAAGGGGTTGCTTTTATATTTGAAGTGGTAGAAACATTGTTGGGAAAAAATGGAGACCCTATAAGAGATGCTTCCTTCAGGGTAGATTATACTGAGTTAGATTGTCAAGTTAAGTGTCTATGCCATCTTTTTGAGTTTCGGGGAATTTTATGTAGGCATGTGATCTCTGTGTTGATACGAATGAAGGTGATTGAGGttcctatgaattatattatggatcGATGGCGCAAAGATATTAAGCGTGGTTATCAAAGTGTCACTAACATTTATGATGAATATGTTTGTGATGGAGAAAGACATCGGTATAATATTCTCACTCCATTGATACAAGAGGTTCAACATCTTGGGGCAAATAATGACGACGGTTGTTCTGTTTTGGTGGAAATCTTGAAAGATGCGAAGGAAAAATTGATTGCTATTCAAATAGATCATTCAAGAGTGGACCATTTGAAAGAAGCATCTACATCGAGTTCAAAAACAATACACTCTCCATTAAAAGTAAGATCTCGAGGTCGTCCACCCACAAAGAGGAAACAATCTAAGATTGAACAAATTATGAAGAAATCAGTTGCAAAGGCCAGAAAAAAG GGCTCTTTGTTGAATACAATGTTAGGTCATTCATTCTGTGACAACCAGCCAATCAACAACATAATGATGACGACAACAACCAGCCATTCAATTCTTTCTGTTCTCAAAAACCAGGAGCTAGTGACCAGAGAG GATCCCATAGCACAGGATGCTTGGAAAAGGAAGTTTTCATCAAACGCATTTATATGGCAG CTTCTTACATCCTCAATTCGGGCAAAACCTTTGCAAATTAACTATGATAAACGAGACCCCAAATCAGTCTTCAGCTGGTTAGATAGATGGACCACTATCAGTTTCTCAGTGCCTACAGCCAAATCGAAACGGAGAATTAATTTGAAAGGCCAAAACAAACGAGCTGTGGAAATTGAATCAGGAAAATCAAGGCGCGTGCAAAATAATTCTGCTTCAAATACTGCAACTGGTCAATCAACAAATACCAACAATGAACCTGAAAAGGCAAAGAGGAATCTGAAAAAG CTTTCAA CTTTCAAGTATGTTGAAGTGGGTGCTGGTACCATCATCACGTTTCCTTTACAACATTTGCAAGCATCTAACTGTCAGTCCAACCCATTTGGTTACATCCAAATT ATTGAATTCTACATAGAGATCATTAAAGATGTTTTTTTCCCTTTGTTTTATAATGGGAAAATGCTGGGAGAACAGAGTTTGAGCACTCTAGCGAAAAGATTGATCGCTTTG GATGCCACATCGTTCGCGGCGCAAATTCGAGATGCAGTTTCGAGCTGCATATCATTTCTCAAAGATATATTACCTAATCCAAATATCTAA